The segment GAGGCGAGGTCTGTTTAGTTTCCTAGGCCAGATTGGAGGTGTGACTGCGAGTAGCTGTAACTGTGAGTAACTGGACCTAAGATTTAACGTCATTGTgccaatttaatttttttcaagttgATAAAAGTTCTtacatcaagaacttcaaatttCTCTGTGTTGATCAGTAGATATACATTTCTAGTCAATGGGTCCTGAAAGAGAGTTCATGATATCAATAGATGTTGAAACTTTCGTGGTCTTAACATGTTGCCCTATTGTTTGTTGAGTAAGGTTTTGACTGTTATAAAGTGTTCCGTTATCTTAGCAATTTACATATGGTGTTTTTTCTTGCATGCTGATTCTGAGTTAAAGGGAGGCAGGGGGGTTCAATTTAATCCCCTTCGCCGAAAAATTGTACCGCAAAACATAGGgcagaaacaatttttttttggttatatatgaattgttgagTCCCTTTTAATTAGAAGGGAAGGTTGAAATATAGTAGCAGAGAGAGTTGCTTTTAATCATCAGTCAAATCCTAAGTGTGGCACTCTAGTATTTTTCTAATTCCTTTAATGAATTTCTGGCTCCATCACTTCTTGCATGTGTATATCTTTTGTAGATGTGTGTGCACAAACACTTATGAATACATGCAAAGTTTGTGATTTGCGTGTTGTAAACATAAAGAACATACAATTGATTGTTAAGTGTGTGACCTTAAAACTGTTACAAAGTAAATTACATGCTAGTTagttaagggtattttagtcaGTTATGGCTTATTCAGAACTCCATATCATGTTCAGTGTACCCAAAGGATGGCGAGTACTTTCTCAAAATAAATCCATCTAAAACGGAACTACCTCTGGATGAGCTAATTGCAAGCTGTCTTACTTAGCATCAGCTCTTCCTTTGTGAACCTGAATATATTCTATGGGGATGGATCAGCTGATTATTCTCTTTTGCAGGTACTCGTTAACAGAGACAACCTTGTCAAGCTTTTGGCTAAACATACTGAAAATGTAAGTAGTGAACATTTCTTGCGTGTTGTCCATTTGTAAATCAAACAGAAGGTATAATGACATTTGCTGTCGTATCTTACCAGTCGGAAGAGACTGTTTCCAATGTTATGAGAAGACCATATTACATGGATTCTATCAAAGCTAGAGAATTTGGCGTTATTGATAAGGTAAACAACTTTCATTATTATGCCAACTGTGTCATGTCTTAAATGTCTTCTGAAGTTGCTGGAGGTGCTAAAGATTTATCAGGTGGCTTTTCTGACTAACACCAGTTGTTGGGTTTCAGATTCTTTGGCGTGGCCAGGAGCAGGAGCAGATTATTGCAAGTGTTGATGCACCAGAGGTGTGGGACAATAGGGCAGGCATCAAAGTTGCTGATGCTTTTTAGGTCCTTTCAATATATAATCCGATGGTATTCTCTTCTTCTCATATTTGTCTTTTCAGTAGGTATGGGTTAGTATAGCAcacaaaacaaaaactaaaattaggTTTATATATAAACTAAGATCTGCGAATAGTGCTTTCTCACGATGTTTGGGCCCTTATGTTTTTGCTATCCACAATCAAATGTCCAGTCTTGGGACAAAAACTATAGTCTCTTTGTGGTTTTAGGCAATTTTCACCTCTTGATAGATTTTGGATTGAGTTAATCCATGATTGATTTTGCTTCATGTAGCATCAGAGGCTGTATGATCTCAGTAAAAACTTAAGCAATTTGGTGAGCAGGTGCCTGGCCGTAATTTCgtcttctctttcttcttttcaacTTTTCAGAATTTAGCACTGCCTCTTTTTGGCAGTGGACCTTACTCTCTTAGCTACTGGCACCGTTTATCTCTTCAATGGATGTTTTACTAATCTTTTCTCATATGGTATAAGAGCCTCTACGACCTAAGTAGACTCTTATTCAGCATACCAGgctttgattttcttttcttttcttctttttggtgTTCGGCACTGTTTCTTCTTGGCTGCCTTCCTCCTCTGCTATTTAGTATTAGCACCTGCTCATCTTTCCAACGACTGTATAGCCCTCCTCTTGACTTTGTATTTTCTTGTCACTGTTTCACCTATTCAAATTATGTTAGCGTAGAAATTTCGCAAACCATACCTCTTTCTAGTGActgatttcttttttgatttccATGTTATTACAAGAATCACTTCCTATTTGTGCAAATTGTAAATGACTGAAGACTCCATTAGAAGAAGAATTCTATCTTGTCTTTCCCTTTTGATGATTCTGCATTATCCTGATGAATTTTGGTGGCAATCTGTTAGGTTTTCAAACAAGCAAACTCAAGTTGTTTTCTCTACTTTGAGTTTGAAAGTGTTCTGAATTTCATGACAAAAATTATGTACCTTCagatatattgaatttaaataaacATATGATAAATGTTCTATGTTTAAGTATCAAATAATTACATGCCATATTAGAGAAATAAAGATTGTGACATTCTATGTTGTTCGTTACCCCAAATTCCTATAAATGGAGCTTCACTTGCACATTGTTAATAGACCAAttcaaatatacatttttttttctgttgcTTTCTTTACAATTCGACATTGACACTCATAAAGGTGATTTGTTTCCTTCTGCCTAAGCCTTGTTGAGTAAAGTCACCGGTGCCTGTGCTTGTCGAATATTCGAGGTGTGCACAACTAGACACCACACCATTTAAAAATGGTTAACGAGAATGTTATTTTTCCATCCCGTTTTACTTTTTCATGAGGGTTTATTGAATCCTTTAGTTTTTTGCATTTCTAGTGTTAACTAAGTCATGTTTATACGGTTTCTTGGTTTGTTAGGTATCATACAACGCTGTGTTCAGTAGTGAATATATTTTGGAGAAGCAGCTATGTTGTCAAGTTGTTTTAGACTTCATGATCTATGCTAAGATCTTTTAGCTATTCTGTGGACAGGGAATATTGACGGAAGCATTTCAACTATCAAGGGGACTGAAACTCTTTCATTTCACTAGTAAAGAGTGTTACCAAATGAGAGAAAATTCTGGTTTGTGCAAGTCTTGAAATGTACGCACTCGCTGTAGCTCTCCAAGATTATACAAGTATCATGATGAGATACTTACTACATAGTAACCAAGAATAGGATTTTCGCTTTGTATTAAAAGCATTGTACACAAATTGTTGTTGGTTTCTGAATTTGTGAGTGAGTCGAACAATTATCAGCTCATGGgcaaattttttctctctctagattatGAATTTACCCACGTTTCTATATCCTATTTTTCCTTGAATAATTGGAAAAGGTCATCTCGTGAGAAATTCGTGGCGATAACTTGAGTCATCAAACCAGTCACGATATGCCCTAAATTATAGAGAACTATACTTTGTTCAGACGGTTGTTAGGTATTGTTTTATGATGTATTGTATGTTATTGTATTTCTACAAGTAAAGTAGGATATGAAGTAGAGCTACGGTGAAAAAGATGGATGAaagacaacaaaaatatttgataatgatgaagacaaaagtagaagaaaatattaaggtACTGTATATATactaaatttaaatacaagtaaaatgaacactatattcaagataataatatattttaatcagTTAAAACCATCCAAACAAGGTGTTAAATACAAGTCAACAAATAAATCAACACTGCTCGTTAATTAGATAGTTTCTTATTTAAGTcttgattattataattttaattgatatttgttgcgagtatttttttaaaaaaccaatAAATATGCGTTAGAAGTTTTAATCAAGTCTTCAGTATTATCAGTAGTACCTTGGTGAAAagataaagtaaaaaatgaatttaatttctGTTTGATTAAGTAACACTGACCCTTCAAGTCCTAGAGCTTCATCAGTTAACAAGGGTAATTTGGGTAAATCTGCGTAGAAAAGGGAAATTGGAATATTAGGATGTCATACTTTTGGGCATACTTTGATAATAGTTATTATCTTAAAATCCTCCTAACACGTTCTGTAAGTTAAATTCTTAAATTCTGAAGTattattgtttttcttaaattttttcaaacCCAGGAAAACGTTTTTGTTTATAAGGAGTTTTTGAGGTTTACTTGAGGATAGTAAGTGATATCAATTCGTTGTAGGAGTATgaaattcttaataaaaaagcGAGAATAGTGTTGAAAACACCTTTAGTTTAGTGAGAATTTAgcagtatattttaatttatgttgcaAGATCACGGTGTGTTTAACTTTAGTTAATCaagtaaaaaagttttttttaaagtgatcaataattaaaaaattaaactgatAATTTGCAATGAATTTTGCAGTGTTCTgtcctcttttattttaattcagtGCTCATTTTAACTTGTCACTTtttgaaaatcaagaaaaaacattttttatcctcatgtttaaatatttattctccaaatattttttaagatctAACACTCCCTTTTGTGcctatttatttttccttttttgaattGATAcacctattaaaaaaatagtaactgaaataatatatttattattttatttctattaattgatataatttcaaattctaacttttttaaaaatattaattttttaaataaattagaaatgatAGATTAAAGAAATTTGATTAGTGAAAAATGATGAGTAAAAAGGAGGAATAAAGggataatttagtaaaataatgaagttaaacaatgacaaaataaaaataaatggggGAGCAATCATCAAAATCTCTATATATTTGAGTAGTCAACACATTTGGTTACAGGAGGTCGCATATGGAATTTAGTAAGATGACCCAAATTTTCAGAAGGGAGAAAAGATGAGCCGGCCATTCTTCTCTTTCAAATTCGCCTTCTTCTTCTCCCTTTCTCTTGCCGCTTCCTACACTGTCACTTCAACCCCAACATTCTACTCCTTCCGTAAGATCAAACTACGTGCCTCACCGTCCGTACCCAAGGCCTCAGTCGCCGATTTGCTCGCTCTGTTGGGCCCACCTCAACAAGCCTTAGCTGTTAACTCTCAAGAGGCGCGTCAGCTACGTTCTTGCTTCAAATTCCTAGTTCCTTTTTCTCCCACTCCGAATAGACGCTCGTTGAGTGATCATCGAAGGAGTATAAACCAACAGAATGAGCTTATTTGGTGGCCGCCGGCGCCGGTAATGGAGCTTGCTCGGATCGCTGTTGATTCTGGTGGTGATACTGCGTCTGTTCAAAGGACTCTTGATCCAACAGTCATCCCTGTGAGTTTTCATATCTATCTGTTTCAACAGTATTTTCTGTACGAATTGGCTTGCTATAAACACAGGGAGGAGATAAGTTTTTGCcttgtaattatatataaatcagATAAGACATTTGTTCATACATATCATTGCAAAAGCAAAGCCAATTATTTTGTGATCAAAATTTCCTTGAGGATAATCTATTATTGGCATCTGATCTGATGAAGATATTGGGGAACCTGTAAAATTGCTCTTTGAAGCTaatagttcaatttttttttcaatagtaGTAACAACATAAAAATAGAACAAGGAAAAGTAATCTGATATATTAAACTAAGCACGTGGTCATCTCGTTCTTGTTTCAAATTGATTGTAACCAATGTGTAAAATTTCATTTCACAAAGCTGAACTGTCTTGAAAAGTGTTGGTATAGTAAATAAACAGGTTGTAAAAGTGCCAAGTGTTATGGcaaaacttaataaatactAAACAGATAACTGAGAAGtgagacttcttgaaaatttgATTCAGAGGAAGACAATGGATAACtgcaaaaattcaaaaagtggATATAGGGATGGCAATTCGGCAGGGTAAGGAATTAAAATTTAGCAGGGCAGGGGTGGCATTATTTGCCTCTGGCAACACTAATTGAGGGCTACATACCTGTTATAATTCTATTAAGAATTAACAACAAATAGTTCTTGTTTTTATCCTCTTTGTCGTGAAAGCATTTGTGTCAAAGTATCTATACAGATAAATGATAAATGCACAAAGATATGTACATTTTTGCCTTTTTGTAATGCCTCGGGTGGCTGCACGAAAAATAGTGCTGATCATTAATCACATACTAACATGGCTGGAAATTTTATTGGCACACCCTTTGTACAATATTGTTAAATGCTATATCGAAGTACCTTACCTATAACTTGTGTAAAGGAACTAATTTCAGCGGGAAAAAAAGAGATAGTTTTAGCGCCATCTAAAAACTTTATTGATGGCCCTTACTAATAGGGTCTCTTAAGTCACTAGCAATTTATTGAAATGCTTCCTCTTTCAATTGTCTTTCTCAGAGATTTTTTACAGTAAGTGCATCCTCTTCAATGTGCAGGTTCCTGACATTGAAGGATCAAAGGAAGACCGATGTGAACTTACCAGAACTCCTTATGGAAGACTGTTTATTAATGAGGTCAGCATTAAAATGGAACTTCTAATTCCTCTTGAAATAAGAATTTCTGTTGCCGGTTAATGTTGAGTTCAAATGTTGTTTTGTAGGAGATAAATTCATACCTCGAATCTTTGTTTGAAATGATTGTTGCTCGGGGACCCAGTGTTGGGCTGAATGTATCATTGTCGCGCTTTGATTTCTTTCATGGTCATGTCTTTCTTACCAGAGACTCTGGAAGACTTGGGATCTTGTAAGTTAACATGAACCCTTCACCGTATTGAGCACACATGACAAAAATGGTGCTTCTGTTGCCCGAGTGTTCACATAAAGTCGTGCTCTAAGAACTCTTCGTTGTAAATGACCGTGCAAATACAATCAGATTTGCGTCTAATTACTTGGCTAATcggatattttttctttcaagtgTTTCTTTTACTTTGGCTAATAATAAAGTGAACTAGGATAAGAGAAAACTAGAGAAGAAAACCGTTCACCTATTGGAAGAATGTGATGGATGCTCATGTAAGTGATTCAGTTACATTTCTATTGCCTTAACTCAAGCCATCTAAGTAGCAGCAGGAAGATGGTAAAACACAGATCTAGTTGAATTGTAACATTTCTGCAACAAGCAAAGATAAAAGGCAATCTGATCGGGTTTCTGTGATTTTTGTCTGTTATTGTAAACTCAACCATAGTTGTTGTGTTTTCTTGAATATCTTTATCTTGTGTTATATATCACATTCCGTTGTTGGGAACCTTAAGGACAAAAAGCATGCAGCGTCTAATTCAACTTGaattgtctacttgttcaaGACTTGAAGCTGTAGTATGCTTATTCTGCTATGCACAATAGTTCAACGACAAAtcttcaatttcttttgcttaaggagttagacttagtaatttttGGGATTGAGGGACTTCACTTATTTTCAGCAGCCCAGTTTTGCTCAATCGGAAGTCCATATACACTAGATTATGTCATTGAGGAAGGTTAACATCCACTGTGTTTTGACATTTTTTAGTCTATACTGAAAATCCAAAAAAGAGATACAACCATGATTCAGAGTATGAGTGTTTTCACGTATGCTCTAAAGAACATCTTTGGTTTCTTTTCTTCCACATCTCTCACCAAATGCAGGCAAGGATCGTATTCTAGATTCTTCTAATCCTGTAATCCAAATTCCGAAATACAGACCTCTTGTTTGTTAGCTGCTCAGAGGCAGCTCTTAAAAGATACTCTGTATTTGATTACATATGATAAGGAGATCCTCTTGTTTATTAGCCTGTTAAGATGTAGAGAAGGTAAGAAATTCCATTTATCCTGTAATCCAAAATACAATATTACCCATTGTCCCATTTTAATTTGAACTTGCCTCCAACCAGTCATACCCTTTCTACTCTGTCGACCGTAAGATGGATGTGGATGtttcttcaattttgttttgtcctcacaaactattttttttcttttctatatttatttctgtttctgCTAATATTTTTCGTTTTCTTTTTGTGTGGTGGTTCATCATAAATTGATTAGTTTTGCACTGGTTGTGAGCCTGCTGCAACCCAACTTCTTTATCCTAGAAGGGGATGGTAATAGAAGGAACTTGTCTTGAAAGACCTACAATCTCTTAGAATCCATGTAGACATAGCAAAATAGAAGGCcacaataaagtaaaaaaatctaTATAGGCGATACCAATTAGTTAAGAATATGTTTAGCCATGTTAATACATTTACTTTAGGTTTTACTAGGAATCTGTTGATCTTATCAGAGATTTGTATATCAGTAGGAAATATAGGAACTTGtgctttcaatttttatattgtattttattggTTCAAGATAAGCTTAAATGGGTGATATAATCAATGAGGATCCATATAGTGATCCCAACTTGCTTATGATTTAGATGCAAGTTGTTTGTTGTCgtcttgtgtgtgtgtgtgggggatGCTCGTGAGGTTAAAAGGTGCAAACACTTTTCAGGTTCCATGCTAAGGAGTATCCAGCATATGATAAGGAAGTTTTTCCTTGCAACATGGGCTACTGCCAAATAGGTAGGTCTATCTGCACCTTAACCACTTCCTGTGAGATCTACTGAATTCAGAATTGGATTTTCTCAAACTTTATTTACCATCAGCAGTCTTCAATCCATCAGCGCATTAGAAGGACAATAGTGATGTTCTTTATACTCATGTTAGGTTTTATTGTTCAGGAACTAATGTTTCTTATGACGATTCAATGAATTTGCGTAACATATTGTGGCTAGCTCCATTAGCTAGCAACTCCTCAAATGAATGGTTAGCACCAGGTATGTGTCTTCGAGGTTCTCAAATTACACTTAAGTGACATGTTTCCCAGTGCAGTATACTTTACTGCATGGACCATATCAAAGATGCGGAAGCATCTCTACGACTTgcattttcttatttctttttgtcttttttttctttgggtGGGTGGGGATAAAGAGGACATTGTGTTTGTAGAATCTAATGGAGTTCATCAACTATGCCTCAATCCCAAGCTAATTTGATCCGCTTACTTACAAATTACAGTTAATAGCTGCAGAAATGCAACTATAGTTTGGAGTTCAATTACCAAGATTCTTGAGAAATTTATGGGGCTGTTAGTGAACATTGTTCTGGCATGTATCACTGGGATGAGAGCTTTCTCACATCAACTCAGATTTCCTCTTGATATTCCCCTTTGAGAAACAAACTCACAGTGAGGAACTTCCTTTggctttattttttaatagtaataCCTTCGAGTTGTCTTTGGATAAAGTATTGTAAATTGTGACATGATGCTGTTGAATTTCTAAAGAAAGGTGATCTTGTTGCTACAGctaaggtaggggtaaggtctgcgtacatcccacctccccagaccccacttgtagGATTACACTGGTAAGTTGTTATCTTTATTAGTTGAGTTCCACCGTCCACGTCTCTTTTTAGCTTTCCCTTATGTTTGTCCATGTTTCTCAAGTATCATTTCGCAGTATATTGACAATATTCTCCAACTCTGAAGCCACATAGAGCAGAGGAACAAGTTGGCTGTTAAATACTTGTCTTCGTAAATAATTATAAACTGAACATGGTTTGTCTTCAAGAAAATAGAGTCACTTTATTAATACAGTAAGGTGCTAGATTGCTAAAAGTTGTGAGAGATATTATGGAACACAAAAATAAGTTGtcatgaatatgttattgtcaTCGGTTTCTTAAAGAAATATGTATCCTTGAGTTTAGCTCCTAAACTAACTTTTTTCTGTGGATCCCTTCCACAAATTCACGTTATTAATTTCCTGTTGTTTTGATGACATGTTGGTAGAAGTTCTTTCCAACTCTCTGGACCAGCAGTGAAGTGTCTTCCTGTTTAAAGACATGGTTGACACTTCATTCAATTAGTCTTCTAATGTTAGTAAAAGTTTAGTCGTACTTGTTGATTTGTGGACAATCAATGAGATCTTCAATGACTTAGATAAAAGCCCCTGCCTATTGGGCTGTATGACAATCAC is part of the Solanum lycopersicum chromosome 1, SLM_r2.1 genome and harbors:
- the LOC101254241 gene encoding uncharacterized protein yields the protein MSRPFFSFKFAFFFSLSLAASYTVTSTPTFYSFRKIKLRASPSVPKASVADLLALLGPPQQALAVNSQEARQLRSCFKFLVPFSPTPNRRSLSDHRRSINQQNELIWWPPAPVMELARIAVDSGGDTASVQRTLDPTVIPVPDIEGSKEDRCELTRTPYGRLFINEEINSYLESLFEMIVARGPSVGLNVSLSRFDFFHGHVFLTRDSGRLGILFHAKEYPAYDKEVFPCNMGYCQIGTNVSYDDSMNLRNILWLAPLASNSSNEWLAPGVLVVLDARPTGVIYKDLIPEYVQIARTLYEDDFGDVAFDVNYLNTGGEPPKFQIFIC